GGTCGGCAGCCGGATGCTGTTCCGCGGCTACGGCGTCACCGAATACGCCCGCAGCATCGACGCTGCGCTAGTCGGCACCGACAGCCTCATCATCATCGACGAAGCGCACCTGGTCGAACCGCTGCTGCACACCCTGAACGCCGCCATCGGCATGGATGGTTGGACCCTGGCGCCGCCGCCACAGCTAGTCACCATGTCCGCCACCATCCCCGACGCCGGCGCTGGCCGGGTCCACACCATCACCGCGGCCGACGAACAGCACCCCGTCGCAGGTGGCCGGCTGAACGCGCCAAAACGCCTGCACCTGGTCCAGGTGGCCACCACCAGCAAGAACGCCGACGCGACCGTCACCGCCGCGCTCACCCACCTGGCCACCACCGCGGCCGCCGAGGTGCAGCTCACCGGGGCGGTGGTCAACACCGTTGCCCGGGCCCGCGCCGTATTCACCGCCCTGCAAACCGCCGGGATCCCCGCCGTGCTGCTGACCGGACGCAACCACGACATCGGCCGCGACCAACTTCTGACCGACTACTACCCGCGCCTGGCCGCCGACCGGGACCGCACCGGCACGCTGCCGCTCGTGCTGGTCGCCACCCAGACCGTCGAGGTGGGCGCCAACATCGACCTGGACCTCCTAATCACCGAATCCGCGTCCCTGCCAGCGCTCATCCAGCGCCTGGGACGACTCAACCGCCTCGGTCTGCATCCGGACGCCCGCGCCATCGTGGTGCACCCCAGCCACCTCGCCGTGCACCTACCCGCGAAGCCCGAACAGGCACCAGCCGTCGACGACGACCCCGTCTACGGCACCGCCCGCGTCCTCACATGGCAGTGGCTGACCAGCCACACCACCGTGCACCCCTACACCAGACAGACGAGCGTGGCCGAGCTGACCGACGGCCTCGACGCCTGCCCCGCAGCGCTGCGCCGGCTCATCACAACCGCGCCCTCGGGGCTGCGCGAGCCCCAGCCCTACACCCCGGTCCTGCACCAGGCCACCCTGGACGCCTGGACCCGCACCAGCCCTACCCCGCACCCCGACCCGCCCATCGCCCCCTACCTGCACGGCATCACCGACACCGCCCCCGCCGTCGGCATCCTCTGGCGCAGCGAACTGCACACCACCCCACCCGACGACTGGCCCACCGCCCTGGACGCCGCCCCACCAGCCGCAGAAGAATCCGTCGCCGTGCCGCTAGCCTCGGTACGGCGCTGGCTAACCGCCGGGATCACCGATCCGCAGCTCAGCGACCGCGACGACCAGCACCACAACCCCGCCGACGACCCAGCCACCACCTCGGCGACGCGACGACGCGATCCCGATGGCCGCCCCCTGGTCCTGCGCTACCGCGACCGCGCCGACGCCACCGTCATACCCGCAGAGCACATCCGCCCCGGCGATCTGATCGTCGTGCCCACCAGCTACGGCGGCTGCGACCGCTACGGCTGGCACCCCGAATCCACCGATCACGCGGTCGACGTCGCCGACCTGGCCCGCCGCCGCGGCAATCCCATCCTCCGTCTCGGACCCGCCCTCACCATCGCGACCCGCAGCACACTGGGAGAGGTGCCCGACGCTGCCCGTCCACTGCAGAAACTTCTCGGGGCAGCCGGTGGTGGACCTGGCGCGTTCACACACGACGGTGTCGGTGGAGCGGGCGGTGCCGCCTCCAGCGGCCAAACGTCCCCGGCAGAACTGCCAGCCCTGCTGCGAGAGGCCGCCGACGCCGTGGCACCCGACACCCGGCTGGGCCACAATCTGCGGCGCCTGCACGAGCGCGGTGCCCGCATCACCGTGCTGGACGCCAGCACAACAACCGGTGCCCCCGGCTACCTCGCCGTGCTCACTACAGCAAACACCCTCGCCCTAACCGAGGACAGCACTGAAGCCAGCTCCGCCACGGGCAGTCGCCGCCAGCTCAGCCTGGACGCCCACCAGCAGGCCGTCGCCGCGCGCGCCACCCAGATTGGCCGCAACCTTGGTCTACCCGAACCCATCCTCGCAGCCCTCCATACGGCTGCAGTCCGTCATGACAACGGAAAGATCGATCCTCGGTTCCAGGCCATGCTCCACGGCGGCGACCACCTCACCGCCGACATCGCCGAACACCCCCTCGCCAAGTCCGGCATGGACCCCGCAGACCGGCCCGCATTCCGGCGTGCCCTGCGCCGCTCCGGCTACCCACCCGGCATGCGCCACGAAGCGCTCTCCGCTCAACTCGCCGCCGCGTACCTCACCGCCAACCCGAGCCCCGACCTCGACGTCGACCTCGTCGTCCACCTCATCGCAGCCCACCACGGCCGCAACCGACCCCTGCTACCACCGGTCGACGACCCCCACCCCGAAACGATCAAAGCGAACGGCATCGCATTCAGCACCGCCCACACGGTTGACTGGGCCGCCCCCCGCCGGTTCGCCACCCTCAACGACCGCTACGGCCGCTGGAACCTCGCCCTGCTCGAAACCATCGTGCGGCTCGCCGACATCTACTGCTCCGCCCGCAACGAAGGCGCCCAGCCATGACCCACCCAGTGCATCTGCCCGCACTCGACGGTCGCGACCCACTCGGCTTCCTCGCCGCCCTCGGCGTCCTGCGCCTGCTCACCGACCACGACCACCCAGGCACGTTACTGTCCTTCGACCCCCAGACAGCTACCGCGATCATCCACAGCGGCCACCCTGACATCGACACCATCGTTACCGCCCTCGGCGGCATCGTCAGCTCGACGTCCGAGCACGCCGCGATCCCCGGTGTGCCGGATGACTTCCCGCCAGCCAACCCCGGAACCGGCGGTGACCCCCTACGCGTGCCACGGCATGCGTACAACGCCAAGGCCATCACCTTGAACGATCAGGACACCACTGGACGCGCCCACGCCTGGCACGGCGCCCTCGTCACCGACCTCGCGGTTGACGACAGAGGACGATGCCGACCCACCCCTTACACCGCGCCCGCCGGCCAACAGGCTCTGCGCACCTTCTTCCACAAACCGTTGACCGCTGTGCGCCGCCACCCACCCGCGCTCAAGGAAGCACTCACAGGATGGCGGCGCATCGACCGCCTGCCCCGCCTCGACATCCTCACCGGCGAAAGCCTCGACCACCGCGCCATCCGCGACGCCGTCGACCAACCCGACGGCGAATCCCGCCCGTCCGCCGTACCCGGCGCCACCTGGCTCGCCACCATGGCCCTGCCACTACTCCGCCTCACTAGCACCGGCGCCCGCCGCACCGCTACCTGCTGGTACGAGCTCCCCGGACAAGGCACCGAGATCATGATCTGGCCCCTATGGCGACCACCTCTTGACACCCACGCCACTCAAGCCCTGCTAGAACACCCCGCCATCCGGCCCGAAGTCATCGACGCTGTGCCAACCGCCAGCCTGACCCGCCTACGCCCCCTCGGAGTGATCACAATCGCCGCGGCTCGACGCCTCGCAAAAGCCAAATCCGACGGCGAGCTCGCCCCCACCTCAATCCAGATCACGTGATCTGCACGGACCGGACTTACCTCGATGTGGTGTCGCGCGCCCAGTGGATCTAGGAATCTCCAGCATGCAGCCACCAAGCGGACCTTTCCGCAGCTCAAAACGGGATGGGCTCGGACGATGCGCCATAGCCTGAGTCTGAAGATCTACGACACGTGCCAAGAATCTCCTGGCCAGAAAGGGCTTCAGCGGCATCCCTACGCCGCTCTCCATTGCGGTAACTCCCAGGATCGCCGGCAGGAGAAGGTGAACCGGCTTCAGCGGCATCCCTACGCCGCTCTCCATTGCGGCCAGATCCGGATGTCCTTGCACTGCTTGGTGGTCTTGAGGCTTCAGCGGCATCCCAACGCCGCTCTCTATTGCGGCAAGGCGGAGTGGCGCACGTACTCCACCGATCTCGCGGGCTTCAGCGGGGCATCCCTCAGCCGCCGCTCTCCATTGCAGCCCAGGCGGCCCAGCTGCAGCGCTGGATGCGGATCTGCCTCAGCGGCATCCCTACGCCGCTCACCATTGTGGCCGGATGAAGCTCGGCTACCTGCGCCGCCAGCGCGTCGCTTCAGCGGCGTCCCTACGCCGCTCACCATTGCGGGCTGCGGTACGGCCTTGATGAGGAGTTCGAGGATCAGGCTTCAGCTGCATCACTACGCCGCTCACCATTGCGGCTCAAAAAGGGCCGGGGCCTCGTACCCGCGGAGGAGCTTTAGCGGCACACCGAGGCCGCTCTCCATTGCGGCGAGCTGGCCGAGCGGCTCCTGGCGGTCCCCTTCCGGCTTTAGAACTCCTAACTCTTCGTGGTCCGGAGGCGGCGCCAGCAGATGAGGGCGCAGCCGAGTTTGAGCAGGGCTTCGTGGATGTCGTCGCGGATCTCCCAGCGGATGCGTAGACGACGGAACCAGTGCAGCAGCGCGAAGGTCTGCTCGACGACCCAGCGGAACTTCCCCAGCCCGGAACCATGCGCGGTGCCGCGGCGGGCGATGACCGGAGTGACGCCGAGCTCACGGACCTGGGCACGGTACTTGTCATGGTCGTAGCCACGGTCGGCGTAGACCTTCGGCGCCCGCTGGCGGGGCCGTCCGCGTTTGC
The DNA window shown above is from Krasilnikovia cinnamomea and carries:
- the cas3g gene encoding type I-G CRISPR-associated helicase/endonuclease Cas3g, yielding MTLTASDFPAFVTAAHGREPFPWQQALVQRVLTEGAWPQVIDVPTGLGKTSLLDAAVFITAVAPHLGRRRIFFVVDRRLVVDEAHLHARRLQQALADAAAGSVAATVAEALAATGDDGPILDVTRMRGGATWDRLWAERPDRASIITGTVDQVGSRMLFRGYGVTEYARSIDAALVGTDSLIIIDEAHLVEPLLHTLNAAIGMDGWTLAPPPQLVTMSATIPDAGAGRVHTITAADEQHPVAGGRLNAPKRLHLVQVATTSKNADATVTAALTHLATTAAAEVQLTGAVVNTVARARAVFTALQTAGIPAVLLTGRNHDIGRDQLLTDYYPRLAADRDRTGTLPLVLVATQTVEVGANIDLDLLITESASLPALIQRLGRLNRLGLHPDARAIVVHPSHLAVHLPAKPEQAPAVDDDPVYGTARVLTWQWLTSHTTVHPYTRQTSVAELTDGLDACPAALRRLITTAPSGLREPQPYTPVLHQATLDAWTRTSPTPHPDPPIAPYLHGITDTAPAVGILWRSELHTTPPDDWPTALDAAPPAAEESVAVPLASVRRWLTAGITDPQLSDRDDQHHNPADDPATTSATRRRDPDGRPLVLRYRDRADATVIPAEHIRPGDLIVVPTSYGGCDRYGWHPESTDHAVDVADLARRRGNPILRLGPALTIATRSTLGEVPDAARPLQKLLGAAGGGPGAFTHDGVGGAGGAASSGQTSPAELPALLREAADAVAPDTRLGHNLRRLHERGARITVLDASTTTGAPGYLAVLTTANTLALTEDSTEASSATGSRRQLSLDAHQQAVAARATQIGRNLGLPEPILAALHTAAVRHDNGKIDPRFQAMLHGGDHLTADIAEHPLAKSGMDPADRPAFRRALRRSGYPPGMRHEALSAQLAAAYLTANPSPDLDVDLVVHLIAAHHGRNRPLLPPVDDPHPETIKANGIAFSTAHTVDWAAPRRFATLNDRYGRWNLALLETIVRLADIYCSARNEGAQP
- a CDS encoding type I-G CRISPR-associated protein, Cas3-extension family, whose translation is MHLPALDGRDPLGFLAALGVLRLLTDHDHPGTLLSFDPQTATAIIHSGHPDIDTIVTALGGIVSSTSEHAAIPGVPDDFPPANPGTGGDPLRVPRHAYNAKAITLNDQDTTGRAHAWHGALVTDLAVDDRGRCRPTPYTAPAGQQALRTFFHKPLTAVRRHPPALKEALTGWRRIDRLPRLDILTGESLDHRAIRDAVDQPDGESRPSAVPGATWLATMALPLLRLTSTGARRTATCWYELPGQGTEIMIWPLWRPPLDTHATQALLEHPAIRPEVIDAVPTASLTRLRPLGVITIAAARRLAKAKSDGELAPTSIQIT